The following coding sequences lie in one Spinacia oleracea cultivar Varoflay chromosome 1, BTI_SOV_V1, whole genome shotgun sequence genomic window:
- the LOC130465925 gene encoding two-component response regulator ORR9-like, which translates to MALDAQFHVLAVDDSLIDRKLIERLLKSSSFGVTTVDSGNKALEFLGLLDETEDEDCDSNISLHNVHHDTEINLIITDYCMPGITGYDLLRKIKESKYLKDIPVVIMSSENIPSRINRCLEEGAEEFFLKPVQLSDMHKLKPHLTRSKSKELDYFEDTNINKRKRDDECVSPNKSRIKLTS; encoded by the exons ATGGCTTTAGATGCTCAATTTCATGTTCTTGCTGTTGATGATAGTCTCATTGATAGAAAGTTGATTGAAAGACTTCTCAAATCCTCGTCTTTTGGAG TTACCACAGTCGATTCAGGCAATAAGGCCCTGGAATTTCTAGGGTTGTTAGATGAGACTGAAGATGAAGATTGTGATTCTAATATTAGTCTTCATAATGTTCACCAT GATACCGAAATTAATTTGATCATAACTGATTACTGCATGCCCGGGATTACCGGCTATGATTTGCTCAGGAAGATCAAG gAATCTAAATATCTAAAAGATATTCCAGTGGTAATCATGTCTTCTGAGAATATTCCCTCAAGAATCAATAG GTGTTTGGAAGAGGGAGCAGAAGAGTTTTTCTTAAAACCAGTTCAATTATCAGATATGCATAAGCTTAAACCACATCTCACGAGGAGCAAATCTAAGGAACTTGACTACTTTGAAGATACAAATATTAACAAGAGAAAGAGAGACGATGAGTGTGTTTCTCCAAACAAGTCAAGGATCAAATTGACTAGCTAG